In the Helianthus annuus cultivar XRQ/B chromosome 11, HanXRQr2.0-SUNRISE, whole genome shotgun sequence genome, one interval contains:
- the LOC110890477 gene encoding L-ascorbate oxidase, with product MALLRLTPLCLLVHLCCFVLFVSSVLGAKARHFEWEIEYMYGAPDCLENVVMGINGQFPGPTIKARAGDTVVVHLTNKLHTEGVVIHWHGIRQLGTPWADGTASISQCAINPGETFVYRFKVDKAGTYFYHGHYGMQRSAGLYGLLIVDVEEGKKELFQYDGEFNLLLSDWWHKGVHEQEVDLSANPMRWIGEPQSLLINGRGQYNCSLAAAHNSKGSGLPGCKFRGNEGCAPNILHVMPNKTYRLRVASTTALASLNLAIGNHKMLMVEADGNYLEPFWVNDFDIYSGESYSVVFRTDQNPANNYWISVGVRGRQPRTPQALAILHYQTTTASKLPTLAPPETPLWNDYARSKSFSNKIRALSGSPTPPRINHRRIFLLNTQNRIDGYTKWAINNVSLTLPPTPYLGAIKHGFSNAFDQKSPPDTYLNTYDIMKPPSNPNSTYGNGVYMLKFNTTIDVILQNANALNANVSEIHPWHLHGHDFWVLGYGEGKFSKKDIGKFNLKNPPLRNTAVIFPYGWTALRFVTDNPGVWAFHCHIEPHLHMGMGVVFAEGVHLVGNIPNEALSCGLTGKMLMSKPHN from the exons ATGGCTCTTCTTAGGCTTACACCCCTGTGTTTGCTTGTACACTTGTGTTGTTTTGTGCTATTTGTGAGCTCAGTTTTGGGTGCAAAAGCTAGACATTTTGAATGGGAAATCGAGTACATGTATGGTGCACCCGATTGCCTGGAAAACGTGGTGATGGGCATCAACGGTCAGTTCCCTGGCCCGACCATCAAGGCGCGGGCCGGGGATACTGTTGTTGTCCATCTTACAAACAAACTTCATACGGAAGGAGTTGTTATTCATTGGCATGGAATCAGACAG cTTGGAACACCATGGGCTGATGGAACAGCATCCATATCACAATGTGCCATAAACCCTGGAGAAACATTTGTCTATAGGTTCAAGGTTGATAAG GCAGGTACATACTTTTACCATGGACACTATGGGATGCAAAGATCTGCAGGATTATATGGATTATTAATAGTAGACGTTGAAGAAGGGAAGAAAGAACTCTTCCAATACGATGGCGAGTTCAACCTGTTGTTAAGTGACTGGTGGCACAAAGGTGTTCACGAACAAGAGGTTGATCTATCCGCTAATCCTATGCGTTGGATTGGCGAACCTCAG AGTTTGTTGATAAATGGAAGAGGGCAATACAATTGTTCATTAGCAGCGGCGCATAATAGCAAGGGGTCGGGTCTACCCGGGTGCAAGTTTAGGGGAAACGAAGGGTGCGCACCAAACATACTACATGTGATGCCAAACAAGACATATAGGCTGAGAGTGGCCAGCACCACTGCTTTAGCTTCACTCAACCTTGCCATTGGG AACCACAAAATGTTGATGGTAGAAGCTGATGGAAACTACCTTGAACCTTTTTGGGTAAACGACTTTGACATATACTCTGGTGAATCATACTCGGTTGTATTTCGCACCGACCAAAATCCAGCTAATAACTACTGGATCTCGGTCGGTGTGAGAGGAAGACAACCAAGAACACCTCAAGCCTTAGCCATATTACACTACCAAACCACAACTGCCTCAAAACTTCCCACACTTGCTCCACCGGAGACTCCTCTTTGGAATGACTACGCGCGTAGCAAGTCATTCTCTAACAAAATCCGAGCCCTTTCGGGGTCACCAACGCCTCCACGCATCAACCATCGTCGAATCTTCCTACTCAACACCCAAAACCGCATTGATGGTTATACCAAATGGGCCATCAACAATGTGTCATTGACCCTTCCCCCAACGCCTTACTTGGGAGCGATCAAACATGGTTTTAGCAACGCCTTTGACCAAAAAAGCCCACCCGATACGTACCTAAACACATATGATATAATGAAGCCGCCATCAAATCCCAACTCGACCTATGGGAATGGTGTTTACATGCTAAAGTTCAACACTACTATTGATGTGATACTACAAAATGCCAATGCACTAAATGCAAATGTGAGTGAGATACACCCATGGCACCTTCATGGTCATGACTTTTGGGTGTTGGGGTATGGAGAAGGCAAGTTTTCCAAGAAAGATATAGGGAAGTTTAACTTGAAAAACCCGCCATTACGTAATACTGCGGTTATATTTCCTTACGGGTGGACCGCGTTAAGATTTGTCACGGATAATCCGGGTGTGTGGGCATTTCATTGTCACATAGAGCCTCATTTGCATATGGGCATGGGTGTGGTGTTTGCAGAAGGGGTTCATCTTGTGGGGAACATACCAAATGAGGCTCTTTCTTGTGGTTTGACAGGAAAGATGTTAATGAGCAAGCCTCACAACTAA